The following are from one region of the Lysobacterales bacterium genome:
- the mraZ gene encoding division/cell wall cluster transcriptional repressor MraZ, with translation MIQGETTITIDDKGRMAVPTAYRDTLAGLCGGRLVFAYNPFDAFCLWLFPAPEWERVRDLVAPLSSFNPAHRELKRKLVGSACPVEPDGQHRVLVPPSMRLAAGLEKRAVLLGLGDKFELWSEEAHLKRIATTISAEDITAEMQSLRF, from the coding sequence ATGATTCAGGGCGAGACCACCATCACGATCGACGACAAGGGTCGGATGGCCGTTCCAACGGCCTACCGGGACACCCTGGCGGGTCTGTGTGGCGGGCGCCTGGTGTTCGCCTACAACCCATTCGACGCGTTCTGCCTGTGGCTGTTTCCCGCGCCCGAGTGGGAGCGGGTGCGCGACCTGGTCGCGCCGCTGTCCAGCTTCAACCCGGCGCACCGGGAACTCAAGCGCAAGCTGGTCGGATCGGCCTGCCCGGTCGAGCCCGACGGCCAGCACCGCGTCCTGGTGCCGCCCAGCATGCGGCTCGCCGCCGGCCTCGAGAAGCGCGCGGTGCTGCTGGGCCTGGGCGACAAGTTCGAGCTGTGGAGCGAGGAGGCGCACCTCAAGCGCATCGCCACGACCATCTCTGCCGAGGACATCACCGCCGAAATGCAGTCCCTCCGTTTCTGA
- a CDS encoding aldehyde dehydrogenase family protein gives MTKRKRSNTSRDGKPGEARLPASYPWYLANRPVAAKADLDVLDKFTGEVATRVPLVGAAEVRKAVGAAYRAREAMAAFPPDARRDVLEHCVRRFVERHDELALSLCIEAGKPIKDARGEVDRLIDTFRIAAGEATRPPGEVINLELSPRTRGYRGMVKRVPVGVCSFITPFNFPLNLVAHKVAPAIAAGCPFVLKPAMKTPVGALIIGEVLAETDLPKGAFSVLNCSNEDAAILVEDERIALLSFTGSLLGWDLKARAGRKKVTLELGGNAACIVDADPGADLDHVVDRLAFGAYYQSGQSCISVQRILVHASLYPALRKRFRDKVAGLRMGDPRDERTFIGPVIDEDAARRIESWVAAAERKGARRLAGGKRKGNLLPATLLEKVPRDSDLYRKEVFGPVAMMEPFEDFEQAIERVNDSDFGLQAGVFTGSLAHTMLAWDRLRVGGVVVGDVPSFRVDNMPYGGVKQSGLGREGVRHAIEDMSEPRLLVVRT, from the coding sequence ATGACCAAGCGCAAGCGCAGCAATACTTCCAGGGACGGCAAGCCGGGCGAGGCCAGGCTGCCCGCCAGCTATCCCTGGTACCTCGCCAACAGGCCGGTCGCGGCGAAGGCCGACCTCGACGTCCTCGACAAGTTCACCGGCGAGGTCGCCACGCGGGTGCCGCTGGTCGGTGCCGCCGAGGTACGCAAGGCAGTCGGCGCCGCCTACAGGGCGCGCGAGGCGATGGCGGCGTTCCCGCCCGACGCCCGAAGGGACGTTCTGGAACACTGCGTGCGCCGTTTCGTCGAGCGCCACGACGAACTCGCGCTGTCGCTCTGCATCGAAGCGGGAAAGCCGATCAAGGATGCGCGGGGCGAAGTCGACCGCCTGATCGACACCTTCCGGATCGCCGCCGGCGAAGCGACACGCCCGCCGGGCGAGGTGATCAACCTCGAACTGTCGCCGCGCACCCGCGGCTACCGCGGCATGGTCAAGCGCGTGCCGGTCGGCGTATGCAGCTTCATCACGCCGTTCAACTTCCCGCTCAACCTCGTTGCGCACAAGGTGGCGCCGGCGATCGCCGCGGGCTGCCCGTTCGTGCTCAAGCCGGCCATGAAGACGCCGGTGGGCGCGCTCATCATCGGCGAGGTGCTCGCCGAGACCGACCTGCCCAAGGGCGCGTTCTCGGTGCTCAACTGCTCGAACGAGGACGCGGCCATCCTGGTCGAGGACGAACGCATCGCGTTGCTCAGCTTCACCGGCAGCCTGCTCGGCTGGGATCTGAAGGCGCGTGCCGGTCGCAAGAAGGTCACCCTGGAACTGGGCGGCAACGCCGCCTGCATCGTCGATGCCGACCCGGGCGCCGATCTCGACCACGTGGTCGATCGCCTGGCGTTCGGTGCCTACTACCAGTCCGGCCAGAGCTGCATCAGCGTGCAGCGCATCCTGGTCCACGCCAGTCTCTACCCTGCCCTGCGCAAGCGGTTCAGGGACAAGGTCGCTGGTCTGCGCATGGGCGATCCGCGCGACGAGAGGACCTTCATCGGCCCGGTCATCGACGAGGACGCCGCCAGGCGCATCGAGTCCTGGGTCGCAGCCGCGGAGCGCAAGGGCGCCAGGCGTCTCGCGGGCGGCAAGCGCAAGGGCAACCTGCTGCCCGCCACCTTGCTGGAAAAGGTGCCGCGCGACAGCGATCTCTATCGCAAGGAAGTGTTCGGCCCGGTGGCGATGATGGAGCCCTTCGAGGACTTCGAGCAGGCCATCGAGCGCGTCAACGACAGCGATTTCGGACTGCAGGCGGGCGTGTTCACCGGCAGCCTGGCGCACACGATGCTCGCCTGGGACCGGCTGCGCGTGGGCGGCGTGGTGGTGGGCGACGTGCCCAGCTTCCGCGTGGACAACATGCCCTACGGCGGGGTCAAGCAGTCCGGGCTCGGCAGGGAGGGCGTGCGCCACGCCATCGAGGACATGAGCGAACCCCGCCTGCTGGTGGTCAGGACCTGA
- the bla gene encoding class A beta-lactamase produces MRTPSITRRQALHLLTAAGASALVACAARDRNAAGGHDTEAGLRDLERTHGGRLGVFALDTGSGKALAWRADQRFALCSTFKLLLAGMVLHMHQQGSLDGDSPIGFSAGDLVPHAPVIQARLDAGIQAMSALELARATQVTSDNVAANLLVRRLGGPRAVTAYWRDVFGDSVSRLDRWEPEMNRVGPGEERDTTTPRAIAGTTARLLGGDLLAPRGRRQLEDWLVETGTGLKRLRAGLPPDWRAGDKTGTAIVDGLPSKYNDVAVAWPPQRAPLVIACYYEADGHHPRIRPEDEAVHAKVARLVAEHLLAST; encoded by the coding sequence ATGCGTACACCCTCGATCACCCGCCGTCAGGCCCTGCACCTTCTCACCGCTGCCGGCGCCTCCGCGCTCGTCGCCTGCGCCGCGCGCGACCGCAACGCGGCAGGCGGGCACGACACCGAAGCCGGCCTGCGCGATCTGGAAAGGACCCATGGCGGGCGCCTGGGCGTGTTCGCGCTGGATACCGGCAGCGGCAAGGCCCTGGCCTGGCGCGCCGACCAGCGCTTCGCCCTGTGCTCGACCTTCAAGCTCCTGCTCGCCGGCATGGTCCTGCACATGCACCAGCAAGGCAGCCTGGACGGCGATTCGCCGATCGGCTTCTCCGCCGGGGATCTGGTGCCGCATGCGCCGGTGATACAGGCACGCCTCGACGCCGGCATCCAGGCCATGAGCGCACTGGAGCTCGCGCGCGCCACCCAGGTCACCAGCGACAATGTCGCCGCCAACCTGCTGGTCCGCCGACTCGGTGGACCCCGGGCGGTCACCGCCTACTGGCGGGACGTGTTCGGAGATTCCGTGTCGCGGCTGGATCGCTGGGAACCGGAGATGAACCGGGTCGGCCCCGGCGAGGAACGCGACACCACCACCCCGCGCGCGATCGCCGGGACGACGGCCCGGCTGCTCGGCGGCGACCTGCTCGCCCCGCGCGGGCGCCGGCAGCTCGAGGACTGGCTGGTGGAAACCGGCACCGGGCTGAAGCGACTGCGTGCCGGCCTGCCACCGGACTGGCGGGCCGGCGACAAGACCGGCACCGCGATCGTCGACGGCCTTCCCAGCAAGTACAACGACGTGGCCGTCGCCTGGCCGCCGCAGCGGGCACCGCTCGTGATCGCCTGCTACTACGAGGCCGACGGCCACCATCCGCGCATCCGCCCCGAGGACGAGGCCGTGCATGCGAAGGTCGCGCGCCTGGTCGCGGAGCATCTGCTGGCGAGCACCTGA
- a CDS encoding YraN family protein, with product MNRAGEPFEALACDHLQAAGLRLLARNFATRHGEIDLVMRDGDTLVFVEVRYRAGSGHGGGADSITAAKRGRLSTAAAQFLQANPRLATLPCRFDVVALGGPREAPRLDWRRAAFEAGL from the coding sequence GTGAACCGCGCAGGCGAGCCGTTCGAAGCGCTGGCCTGCGACCACCTGCAGGCCGCCGGCCTACGGCTGCTCGCGCGCAACTTCGCCACCCGGCACGGCGAGATCGACCTGGTGATGCGCGACGGCGACACCCTGGTGTTCGTCGAGGTCCGCTATCGCGCCGGATCCGGGCACGGCGGCGGCGCCGACAGCATCACCGCCGCCAAGCGCGGCCGCCTGTCGACCGCCGCCGCGCAGTTCCTGCAGGCCAACCCACGCCTGGCCACCCTGCCCTGCCGCTTCGACGTGGTCGCCCTGGGCGGTCCGCGCGAGGCACCGCGACTGGACTGGCGACGCGCCGCCTTCGAGGCCGGCCTGTGA
- the rsmH gene encoding 16S rRNA (cytosine(1402)-N(4))-methyltransferase RsmH produces the protein MCAVPAALRDPSHLPVLLYEAVAALAIRPEGRYLDGTFGRGGHAARILAALGEGGRLLLMDRDPEAIAAAKARFADDPRVAIRQAPFSTLGEWHEARAGLDGVLLDLGVSSPQLDQAARGFSFAADGPLDMRMDPGAGQPVSAFLAQADERTIADVLWRLGEEKRSRAIARAVVAARSQAPLLRTGQLAELVASVPGTRDGHKHPATRSFQALRMHVNDELGEVERGLAAALDCLRPGGRLAVISFHSLEDRLVKRFIAAHAGRSEGSRRLPAAPAAPARLRPVARVMPGDAELAANPRARSAVLRVAEVPS, from the coding sequence ATGTGTGCCGTTCCGGCCGCGCTGCGCGATCCAAGCCACCTGCCCGTGCTGCTCTACGAGGCGGTGGCGGCGCTCGCCATCCGCCCGGAGGGCCGCTATCTGGACGGCACCTTCGGGCGCGGTGGCCATGCGGCCCGGATCCTGGCAGCCCTGGGCGAGGGCGGCCGGCTGCTGCTGATGGATCGCGATCCCGAGGCCATCGCCGCGGCGAAGGCGCGTTTCGCGGACGATCCCCGGGTGGCGATACGACAGGCGCCGTTCTCGACGCTCGGCGAATGGCACGAGGCGCGCGCCGGACTCGACGGCGTGCTGCTCGACCTCGGCGTGTCTTCGCCGCAGCTCGACCAGGCGGCCCGTGGCTTCAGCTTCGCCGCCGATGGTCCGCTCGACATGCGCATGGATCCCGGGGCCGGCCAGCCGGTCAGCGCCTTTCTCGCCCAGGCCGACGAACGAACGATCGCCGACGTGCTGTGGCGGCTGGGCGAGGAAAAGCGTTCCCGTGCGATCGCCCGCGCGGTGGTCGCGGCCCGGAGCCAGGCGCCGCTGCTGCGCACCGGCCAGCTTGCCGAGCTGGTCGCCTCGGTGCCGGGCACCCGCGATGGCCACAAGCATCCCGCCACGCGCTCCTTCCAGGCGCTGCGCATGCACGTCAATGACGAGCTGGGCGAGGTCGAGCGCGGCCTGGCCGCCGCGCTGGACTGCCTGCGCCCCGGCGGACGGCTGGCGGTGATCAGCTTCCACTCCCTGGAGGACCGCCTGGTCAAGCGCTTCATCGCCGCTCATGCCGGGCGCAGCGAGGGCAGCCGCCGGCTGCCGGCCGCCCCCGCCGCCCCGGCCCGGCTGCGCCCGGTGGCCCGTGTGATGCCGGGCGACGCCGAACTCGCCGCGAATCCGCGCGCCCGCAGCGCCGTGCTGCGGGTCGCCGAGGTGCCGTCGTGA
- the rsmI gene encoding 16S rRNA (cytidine(1402)-2'-O)-methyltransferase codes for MIAERRDAPGALFVVATPIGNLEDISARALDTLRQADLIAAEDTRGSRVLLDRYGIGTPMQSLHEHNEAAQCERLVERLRAGQRIALISDAGTPLVSDPGFRLVAAVRAAGLPVHPLPGACAAIAALSVAGLASDRFVFEGFLPARAAARRSRLAALAAEPRTLILYESSHRIVDSVADMVAVFGGNRPATLARELTKRFETLIGPDLATIAAALAADADQRRGEFVLVVSGNAEEGAAALAEGRRLYAALARELPPSRAARIAAELSGAPRRALYEGAGEG; via the coding sequence ATGATAGCCGAGCGTCGCGACGCCCCGGGCGCCCTGTTCGTGGTGGCCACGCCGATCGGCAACCTCGAGGACATCTCGGCGCGGGCGCTCGATACGCTGCGTCAGGCCGACCTGATCGCCGCCGAGGACACCCGCGGCAGCCGCGTCCTGCTCGACCGGTACGGCATCGGAACGCCGATGCAGTCCCTGCACGAGCACAACGAGGCCGCCCAGTGCGAGCGCCTGGTGGAGCGTCTGCGCGCCGGCCAGCGCATCGCGCTGATCTCCGATGCCGGCACCCCCCTGGTCAGCGATCCGGGCTTCCGGCTGGTCGCGGCGGTGCGCGCCGCCGGCCTGCCCGTGCATCCGCTGCCAGGTGCGTGCGCCGCCATCGCGGCGCTGAGCGTGGCCGGCCTGGCCAGCGACCGCTTCGTGTTCGAGGGTTTCCTGCCGGCCCGCGCCGCGGCCCGCCGGTCCCGGCTGGCGGCCCTGGCCGCCGAGCCGCGCACGCTCATCCTCTACGAGTCGTCGCACCGGATCGTCGACAGCGTGGCCGACATGGTCGCCGTGTTCGGCGGCAACCGTCCGGCGACCCTGGCGCGCGAGCTGACCAAGCGCTTCGAGACCCTGATCGGTCCGGATCTCGCGACCATCGCCGCGGCGCTCGCCGCCGATGCCGACCAGCGCCGGGGCGAGTTCGTCCTGGTGGTGTCGGGCAATGCCGAGGAGGGCGCCGCCGCATTGGCCGAGGGCAGGCGCCTGTACGCGGCGCTCGCGCGCGAACTGCCGCCCAGCCGCGCCGCCCGCATCGCCGCCGAACTGAGCGGCGCGCCGCGGCGGGCGCTTTACGAGGGTGCCGGCGAAGGCTGA
- a CDS encoding acetolactate synthase large subunit yields MTKASDLFVAALEAEGVTHVFGIPGEENLDLLESLRKSSIELVLTRHEQGAGFMAATLGRLTGKAGVCLATLGPGATNLVTAAAYAQLGAMPMIMITGQKPIRSSKQGHFQIVDVVGMMSPLTKYTRQIVAADSIPARVREAFRRAMEERPGATHLELPQDIAGDDSEATVIPASYSRRPIAERKAVAAAADAIRSARHPLVMIGAGANRKTVANSLRNLFGKLGIPFFTTQMGKGVMDEEDPLWLGNAALSDHDFVHRAIDAADCIINIGHDVIEKPPFFMRKGRRTVIHVNYSSAEVDAVYFPQIEVVGDIADAVWQLAGALEAQPHWDFGFFRRTREALLRQIERCGQDDRFPMTVPRMVAELQQILSPRDRLCLDNGLYKLWFARNYRCRHPNTMLLDNALATMGAGLPSAIAARIHDREHKVVAICGDGGFMMNSQELETAVRLRQDLVVLVLRDDAFGMIKWKQQHENYPVYGMDTGNPDFVRYAESYGAHGHRIGSLDAFAPRLREILDMPGVHVVEVPITYVDDDRLLNEDIPRLAAAVE; encoded by the coding sequence ATGACCAAGGCATCCGATCTGTTCGTCGCCGCACTCGAAGCCGAGGGCGTCACACACGTCTTCGGCATTCCCGGCGAGGAGAACCTCGACCTGCTCGAATCCCTGCGCAAGTCCTCCATCGAGCTGGTGCTGACCCGCCATGAGCAGGGTGCCGGCTTCATGGCGGCCACCCTCGGCCGGCTCACGGGCAAGGCAGGCGTGTGTCTCGCCACGCTGGGGCCGGGCGCGACCAACCTGGTCACCGCCGCGGCCTACGCGCAGCTGGGCGCGATGCCGATGATCATGATCACCGGCCAGAAACCCATCCGGAGCAGCAAGCAGGGGCATTTCCAGATCGTCGACGTGGTCGGGATGATGTCGCCGTTGACCAAGTACACCCGGCAGATCGTCGCCGCCGACAGCATACCCGCCCGGGTGCGCGAAGCGTTCCGCCGCGCCATGGAGGAACGCCCGGGCGCGACCCACCTGGAACTGCCCCAGGACATCGCCGGCGACGACAGCGAGGCGACCGTGATTCCCGCGTCGTATTCGCGTCGGCCCATCGCCGAGCGCAAGGCCGTCGCCGCCGCGGCGGATGCGATCCGCAGCGCGCGCCATCCGCTGGTCATGATCGGCGCCGGCGCCAATCGCAAGACCGTGGCCAACAGCCTGCGCAACCTGTTCGGCAAGCTGGGCATCCCGTTCTTCACCACGCAGATGGGCAAGGGCGTGATGGACGAGGAGGATCCCCTGTGGCTGGGCAATGCGGCGCTGTCCGATCATGATTTCGTGCACCGCGCCATCGACGCCGCCGACTGCATCATCAACATCGGCCACGACGTGATCGAGAAGCCGCCGTTCTTCATGCGCAAGGGCCGGCGCACGGTGATCCACGTCAACTACAGCAGCGCCGAGGTCGATGCGGTGTACTTCCCGCAGATCGAGGTGGTCGGCGACATCGCCGATGCCGTCTGGCAGCTGGCCGGGGCGCTCGAAGCGCAACCGCACTGGGATTTCGGGTTCTTCCGGCGGACCCGGGAGGCCCTGCTGCGGCAGATCGAGCGCTGCGGCCAGGACGACCGCTTCCCGATGACCGTGCCGCGGATGGTCGCCGAACTGCAGCAGATCCTCTCGCCACGCGACCGCCTGTGCCTGGACAACGGCCTGTACAAGCTGTGGTTCGCGCGCAACTACCGCTGCAGGCATCCGAACACGATGCTGCTGGACAACGCCCTGGCGACGATGGGCGCCGGGCTGCCATCGGCCATCGCCGCGCGCATCCACGACCGCGAACACAAGGTCGTCGCCATCTGCGGGGATGGCGGCTTCATGATGAACTCGCAGGAACTGGAGACCGCGGTGCGTCTGCGGCAGGACCTGGTGGTGCTGGTGCTGCGCGACGACGCCTTCGGGATGATCAAGTGGAAGCAGCAGCACGAGAACTACCCGGTCTACGGCATGGACACCGGCAACCCCGACTTCGTGCGATACGCCGAAAGCTACGGCGCGCACGGGCACCGGATCGGCTCGCTGGACGCCTTCGCGCCCCGCCTGCGCGAGATCCTGGACATGCCCGGCGTGCATGTCGTCGAAGTGCCGATCACCTATGTCGACGACGACCGGCTGCTCAACGAGGACATCCCCAGGCTGGCCGCCGCGGTCGAATGA
- a CDS encoding penicillin-binding protein activator codes for MKFHPALAARCGLLILAVFLGACAGVGTGSRAADRAEAAFAAGDFAQAAREYLEAASRSRGAEADAFNLRATESYRQLADYAAVRQVSNGILHGNLRPGEQLRLDLLLAELAVVEGEHERALDLLTVPADRVPDRLRPRFHDLRARSLVELGQPLAAARERGEQMRFADAEDQEALQAQVRRLLDSVEVRELYRERVAMAADDPLRGAADASLRARGVTPPRMLAGGRDPMAPREPPPTDADGRALYGKVALLVPLTGQIAAAGQAVRDGFMSAYFAGAAPRPEVEVIDSGSTPETAVAAYRRALEGGAERVVGPLSREAVSALFREPMLPVPLLALNHADGAVPPEGSVQFGLLPDEEALAAADRMLRLGLVRAVVVRTDEDWSSRAALAFRSQYEAAGGEVLREVPINARDFDLGRPAAAVADAGADAVFLAIGAQPARLLVPQLRANGVGGTWLAMSRVYGGSPMPALDRDLDGLEFSDAPWVVGTASGVPSRVELAPALRGLQGPALRLFAFGMDAYRLLGYVDWLSGRPYSFVNGATGELSVDESRQVRRQLAWARFRGGVPEPVEGALSFGDPLQP; via the coding sequence ATGAAGTTCCACCCCGCGCTCGCCGCCCGCTGCGGCCTGCTCATTCTCGCCGTTTTCCTCGGCGCCTGCGCCGGCGTCGGCACCGGCAGCCGTGCCGCCGACCGTGCCGAGGCCGCGTTCGCCGCCGGCGACTTCGCGCAGGCGGCCCGCGAATACCTCGAGGCCGCCAGCCGCAGTCGCGGCGCCGAAGCCGACGCGTTCAACCTGCGCGCCACGGAGAGCTACCGGCAACTCGCCGACTACGCCGCGGTCCGCCAGGTCAGCAACGGCATCCTGCACGGCAACCTGCGCCCCGGCGAACAGTTGCGCCTGGACCTTCTGCTGGCCGAGTTGGCGGTGGTCGAGGGCGAGCACGAGCGAGCCCTCGACCTGCTGACCGTCCCTGCCGACCGGGTGCCCGATCGCCTGCGCCCACGATTCCACGACCTGCGCGCGCGCTCGCTGGTCGAGCTGGGTCAGCCGCTGGCCGCCGCGCGCGAACGGGGCGAGCAGATGCGCTTCGCCGATGCCGAGGACCAGGAGGCCCTGCAGGCCCAGGTACGACGCCTGCTCGACAGCGTCGAAGTGCGCGAGCTGTACCGGGAACGCGTGGCGATGGCGGCCGACGACCCGCTGCGCGGCGCCGCCGACGCCTCGTTGCGCGCGCGCGGCGTGACGCCGCCCCGGATGCTCGCTGGCGGCCGCGATCCGATGGCGCCGCGTGAGCCGCCGCCCACCGACGCCGATGGCCGCGCGCTCTACGGCAAGGTCGCCCTGCTGGTGCCGCTGACCGGCCAGATCGCGGCCGCCGGACAGGCGGTCCGCGACGGCTTCATGAGCGCCTACTTCGCGGGGGCCGCGCCCCGACCGGAAGTCGAAGTGATCGATTCGGGCAGCACGCCGGAAACCGCCGTGGCCGCCTATCGCCGGGCACTGGAAGGCGGCGCCGAGCGCGTGGTCGGCCCGCTGTCGCGCGAGGCGGTCAGCGCGCTGTTCCGTGAGCCGATGCTGCCGGTCCCGCTGCTCGCGCTCAACCACGCCGATGGCGCGGTCCCGCCCGAGGGCAGCGTGCAGTTCGGCCTGCTGCCCGACGAGGAGGCGCTCGCCGCCGCCGACCGCATGCTGAGACTGGGCCTGGTGCGCGCGGTGGTGGTGCGCACCGACGAGGACTGGAGCAGCCGCGCCGCGCTCGCCTTCCGCAGCCAGTACGAGGCGGCCGGCGGCGAGGTCCTGCGCGAGGTGCCGATCAACGCCCGCGACTTCGACCTTGGAAGGCCGGCCGCAGCAGTGGCCGATGCCGGCGCCGATGCCGTGTTCCTGGCGATCGGCGCCCAGCCCGCGCGACTGCTGGTTCCGCAGCTTCGCGCCAACGGCGTCGGCGGCACCTGGCTCGCCATGTCGCGCGTCTATGGCGGCTCGCCGATGCCGGCGCTGGACCGCGACCTGGATGGCCTGGAGTTCTCAGATGCCCCCTGGGTGGTGGGCACCGCCAGCGGCGTGCCCAGCCGCGTCGAACTGGCACCGGCACTGCGCGGCTTGCAGGGGCCGGCGCTGCGGCTGTTCGCCTTCGGCATGGACGCCTACCGCCTGCTCGGCTACGTCGACTGGCTGTCCGGGCGCCCCTATTCCTTCGTCAACGGCGCGACCGGCGAGCTGAGCGTCGACGAATCGCGCCAGGTGCGCCGGCAGCTTGCCTGGGCCCGGTTCCGGGGCGGCGTGCCGGAACCGGTCGAGGGCGCGCTCAGCTTCGGCGACCCGCTGCAGCCGTGA